The sequence actctTTGTTTCTAACTTTTGTTAAAAACATCTATGCCGTGACTTTAAGAACTTTAACTATAAACAAAAATGCtttttaattcttttctttGTCTTGTTTTATTTCCCTATCCCCCCATcacaataacatatatatagatttatactaactcaattttaaattgaatttgataaattaatcATTAACTTTTTTTCATGTTCTTTTGAAATCCATATTGTCTgtcatatattatttccttCATTATATAATAGATGACTTTAAATATTCTTATATGATTTCCTTCAACAAAAATGTTGCTAAATACGGAAAAGGtaagaaaacatataataaatgaCCTATAATATTCTTGATACTGAAATCTAATACAATCGGAAAAATATGCACCACACGAAACGAAACATTTTGGCACTCAAAAGATTGGCGTACAAAgagatgttttaaaaaaaaaagtcttactTTAATTGTATTGATTCATTAATATCATAAAGGAAAAAGCAATAAATAGTAAATATCCGACCAAAAACTTGCCGTGGTGGGCAAGGCTACCCTCTATACTAATGGAAAGGTTTTAGGAGGAGAAGATGGAATATTATCAATTCTCTTAGAGCTGTCTCGGTTTCTTTTTCCTAAGAACATTCATGTCTTTGTTTCTTACCCGGCTCTTGAGGCTCCGCCTTGTGAAACGTGCGTTGGTGAGAAGATCCTCCTCTGTTTCTCTTTTTATCTCTAACGGCTTCTCAACTTCCTTGCGGCAAACCCCTCCTTGTTCCGTCATGGGCGCTAGACCTTGTGGAGACGATCTCGGAGGACTCATAGTTGCCTATGCAGATACACATGCCTGGACTGAACTGGACAAAATGGTACGTCTGGAGTTGGTGTGTAACAGTATTAATCATGGAAAAACGCTAACGATCGGGGCTTCTCATGGGTGGGTAGCTAGTTTGAAGGAAGATGGAACCCTGTGTCTCCAAGATGATCTAAACCCGTATGCATCGTATACAGATCCTAAACGCATCCCTCTGCCTCCTCTTGTGACTCTGCCACATTGTCAAACCAAAATCATCACCAACGTTTCAATGTCCTCATCTTCTCCAGAGGACGATGAAGACTGTGTCGTGGCTGTCAAGTTCTTGGGACCTCAGCTCAGCTTTTGCAAACCAGCCGGTAAGAGTCGTAAACCAAAGTGGACCAGCATCAAGCTCGAGAACCCTTGCTTCTATTCCTCCCGTGTCATGTTTTCCAAGAAACACAACATGTTTCGTATTCCGGGATCTGGAGGCCACCTCATCAGGTCATGGGACCCCTGCAATCCCAGCGATGACCCTAAGCTTCAGAGCGTGCGGTTTACTAACATTCCCAAGCTGACCAACGCTGAACATAATGTTATGGATTCGTGCAGCAAGAGCGAGCACTTGGTGGAGTCACGACCCACTGGTGAGACATTCTTAGTTAAGCAGTACAAGAAGCTAGCCGAGAACGATGAAGGTGTTGCCATAATGAAACCAAATTTTTTAATGGTGTACAAGCTAGATGATGAAGGAAACGCAGTTCAGACTCGAGACATGGGAGATCTCGTCATGTTCATCTCAATGTCTGAACCTTTTTGTGTGCCTTCTACTTCTTTTCCTGGCATGTATACTAACAACGTTTACCTCTATGATTATGATGAAAACGGATATGTGGATGTGGCTGGCACCCCCTTCGACATGGCTAGTGCAAAAGGTCCACTTTATTCCCCTTATCATATTCCACCTCAAGATATCGGCAACTAGTTTTGCAACTGTCTTGTTTATGTTCTCTGTGAGATGTTTAATGTATTCTCTTTGGAGATATTTTTAATCTTAAGACAAAGAATCAtaagttgatgatgatgatgttttgttctgtttttcttACAAGCTTTGAGTCACAAGAACCTGCCTGATGAAAACCATGTGCTAAGACTTCATGCATTGCCATAGTAAAGCTTTTGCGGCCACCCTTTGCTCCTATGAAcatactttttttctttctgtgagaacaatatcaagctaaaacaatcaAGTGGTTAGTAATGAAAATTGTAACAACTAACAACCAAGTAACATGGATCGATGGTTTTGGTTTCAGATTTTAAATGGAGCTAAGTTTAGAGCGATGAGTCGGATATCAAAAGggtatataaacatattaagaatttttttaataaagttcTGTTAAAATaatttccatataaatattattcacaaaaatatacagaaatactaaagttaagaattttgaaTGTAACTAGTGAAATTTTCTAGTATTATtactaactaaaatataaagctTAAGAAATTTATCAACTTTAATACACCTATACAAgactttatttgtttattttttgtaagTGTTGAATTTATTTGGAATATAAAGAAATTATGggacatatattttttttaaaaatattgtattttggataaattaataaatgtactaatatgtataaatataactAGAAGATTAGATTTATAAGCAAATACACTTGAAAAATGATCTACATAGTTAAATATGATCAAATGATAAATATGTTATGTAATATTTCATTTTGATTGGTTTAACATCTAATCATAATATGAACAACTTACACATAGttaatcaataataaatattattcattaaaaataagaaaacatctGCCATTTctcaaagattaaaaaatattagaaaataaaatataataacaaaagtataatattttcattttaagaaaaaatatatttttgaaaatggaCATCTTGTACTAAAATGTatagttttgaatttgtttttccaCTATTAAAACATGTCTGAATTTTATCGTGGGAATTGTTTGTCTGCTgtgacaaataaaaataaaaacaaaaattaacatTAACATCAATGACACTAAGAGTAGCTTTATCGGGAGTCTTTAGGGAgggtttttaacaaaaaaaaatcggtgTGAACTCCACAAAACAATAAGAAACGTTGCTAAAAGTAACGAAATAAGGAACGCTTCTTGCACTGTTTGCGGGTCCAACTAACACGTGGCAATCTACGATTGattcgataaaaaaaaaaaaataagaaccccaaatgagattttagagataaagatgctctaagtTGATGAATTCCCAGTTTtgaatttaaaacattaatGGAAAATGTTTtccaaaggaaaagaaaaacaaatatctcGCATTCAGCTAAGAACATCCAATAATAAATTACCAAATATATTCAATTACAGTAAATTCATTAATATCATGAAGCAAAgagtaataaatattaaatatccCACCAAAACCTTGCCTTGGGGTACAAGGCTCTTTCTGTGTATTAATGCAGAGACTTTATGTGTCAACCCGCCCCGTGGGAACTACCCGTCCCGTGGGCCCCAGGCTCACAGCGCTGCAGCAcaccgaccccaacccctctATTATGAGTTCTCACtaactccataattaggttgttggtggaCCTCGAACCCAgaacctcaccctttaacagcaCTCCCACAGGACAAGCTGTCACCAATTGACCTGCAGATCAATTGGTGACAACTCATCCTGGAGGAgtgttgttaaagggtgaggacCTGGGTTCGAGtctcaccaacaacctaattatggagtcAGAAAAGACTCATAAtggaggggttggggtcggtgcgctgcagcgctgtgaACCTAGGTTCCTAGTAAGAGGATGGGTTGTCACACTTTAGATAGAGAAGATGGAACATGATCAATCTCTCTCAGCTTTTTGCTTAAAGAATTCTCATGTCTCTCTTTCTCAGTCGGCTCCGCGTTGGGGTGAGAAGATCCTCCtctgtttctcttcttctctctaacGGCTTCTCAACCTCCATACGGCAAACCCCTCCTTGTTTTGTCATCGTCGCTAGACCTTGGGGTGAGAAGATCCTCCTCTGTTTCTCTCCTTATCTCAAACGGCTTCTCAACTTCCTTGCGGCAAAGCCCTCCTGGTTTTGTCATCGCCGCTAGATTTTGTGGACACGATCAAGCAAGACTCACAGTTTGCTATGCTAATCAACGTGCCATAACTGATCTGGACAAGAGGGTACCTATGAACTTGGTGTATCCTCACATTCATAATGAATTAATGATGATAAAACGCAAACGTATCCCGCTGCCTCCTCTTGTGACTCTGCCAAACCAAAATCATCACCAACGTGTCAATGTCCTCATCTTCTCCAGAGGATGATGAGGACTGTGTCGTGGCTGTCAAGTTCTTGGGTCCTCAGCTCAGCTTTTGCAGGCCAGATGAGAGTAAACCAGAGTGGACCAGCATCAAGCTCGAAAACCCTTGCTTCCACTCCTCCCGTGTCATGTTTTCCAAGAAAGACAAGGTGTTTCGTATTCTTGGATGTGAAGACCACCTCATCGCTTCATGTGGTTTGTTCAGCAAGAGGGAGCCCTTTGTGGTCGTAACTACATTCACATCCTCGATGTTGATGAAATCGTAGGTTATGATGTAGGTGACATCTCCATCGCTACTACAAGTGGTACATTTTATCCCCTTATTATTTTCCACCACAAGATGTTGTTGACAACTAGCTTTGTAATGTTCTCTCTGAGATTGTTATGTGTGTTC is a genomic window of Brassica napus cultivar Da-Ae chromosome A2, Da-Ae, whole genome shotgun sequence containing:
- the LOC106408549 gene encoding uncharacterized protein LOC106408549, whose translation is MSLFLTRLLRLRLVKRALVRRSSSVSLFISNGFSTSLRQTPPCSVMGARPCGDDLGGLIVAYADTHAWTELDKMVRLELVCNSINHGKTLTIGASHGWVASLKEDGTLCLQDDLNPYASYTDPKRIPLPPLVTLPHCQTKIITNVSMSSSSPEDDEDCVVAVKFLGPQLSFCKPAGKSRKPKWTSIKLENPCFYSSRVMFSKKHNMFRIPGSGGHLIRSWDPCNPSDDPKLQSVRFTNIPKLTNAEHNVMDSCSKSEHLVESRPTGETFLVKQYKKLAENDEGVAIMKPNFLMVYKLDDEGNAVQTRDMGDLVMFISMSEPFCVPSTSFPGMYTNNVYLYDYDENGYVDVAGTPFDMASAKGPLYSPYHIPPQDIGN